The following are from one region of the Stigmatella ashevillena genome:
- a CDS encoding alpha/beta fold hydrolase encodes MPLPTSPRALLSSRRALSPLALVLVLGCASSRPLEGVRAEHISTAAPFRAVPGLVAQEGDAVFKDHRFRDGSVLPEVRLHYATAGTPRRDAKGRVTNAVLLLHWTGSSGEVLRSQPFADALFAPGKPLDAAKFFLIFPDSIGHGRSSKPSDGLRSRFPAYGYQDMVELQHRVVTETLGIARLHAIVGLSMGGMNAWLWSEMYPDDVGSVMPIVSLPTRITGRNLLWRRFVSHQIRNDPEWKGGHYTAPPRGWLEAFPVFRMLLDGVPHLQATIPDPAAADAFIREAIAQAARTDANDLLYSLESSNDYDPEPALGRIRAKVFALNFSDDEFIPVSLHALERLMPRVAQGRFVIQEGNERSFGHFTQAHPGLWAEHVAAFLAYAEEESGSHPSPSSR; translated from the coding sequence ATGCCGCTTCCGACGAGCCCAAGGGCTCTTCTTTCCTCGCGCCGTGCCCTGAGTCCTCTCGCGCTCGTTCTCGTTTTGGGGTGTGCCTCCTCGCGGCCCCTGGAGGGAGTCAGGGCAGAGCACATCTCCACGGCGGCGCCGTTCCGCGCGGTGCCGGGATTGGTGGCGCAGGAAGGGGACGCGGTGTTCAAGGACCATCGGTTTCGCGATGGGAGCGTGCTTCCAGAGGTCCGCCTCCACTATGCGACGGCCGGAACGCCGCGCCGTGATGCGAAGGGACGCGTGACCAATGCCGTGCTGCTGCTGCATTGGACGGGTTCGAGTGGCGAGGTGCTCAGGAGCCAGCCCTTCGCGGATGCCTTGTTCGCCCCCGGCAAGCCGCTCGATGCGGCGAAGTTCTTTCTCATCTTCCCAGACAGCATCGGGCATGGCCGCTCAAGCAAGCCGAGCGATGGTCTCCGGAGCCGGTTCCCGGCATACGGCTATCAGGACATGGTCGAGCTTCAGCACCGCGTCGTCACGGAGACGTTGGGGATTGCGCGCCTGCACGCCATCGTCGGCCTCTCCATGGGAGGGATGAACGCGTGGCTCTGGAGCGAGATGTACCCGGATGATGTCGGCAGCGTGATGCCCATCGTCTCTCTTCCCACGCGCATCACGGGCCGCAACCTGCTGTGGCGCCGATTTGTCTCCCATCAGATCCGGAATGATCCGGAGTGGAAGGGCGGCCACTACACGGCCCCACCGCGAGGCTGGCTGGAGGCATTTCCAGTCTTCCGCATGCTCCTCGATGGCGTTCCGCACCTCCAGGCCACGATTCCGGACCCTGCGGCGGCCGACGCTTTCATTCGCGAAGCGATCGCACAGGCCGCCCGGACCGATGCCAATGATCTCCTGTATTCGCTCGAATCCTCGAACGACTACGATCCTGAGCCCGCGCTGGGCAGGATTCGCGCGAAGGTTTTCGCCCTCAATTTCTCGGACGACGAGTTCATTCCTGTGTCGTTGCACGCCTTGGAGCGGCTGATGCCACGCGTGGCCCAGGGGCGCTTCGTGATCCAGGAGGGGAATGAGCGCTCATTCGGACACTTCACGCAGGCACATCCCGGCCTGTGGGCGGAGCACGTCGCGGCCTTCCTGGCATATGCGGAGGAAGAGTCGGGCTCCCATCCTTCGCCTTCCTCGAGATGA
- a CDS encoding MarR family winged helix-turn-helix transcriptional regulator yields MGWPTLLLDWMMPSDDEFPQTLCNCLALRQASRHVTQFYDQALAPSGIRTTQYSILHRVHAQGPKTVNELAEQLVMDPSTLTHNLRPLLKEGLVVLQVGTDRRRRAVALTPQGQATHRRARVLWLRAQAEFERVFGSTEAAALRQTMQNIVRTALANGESRPPKPARKRRE; encoded by the coding sequence ATGGGCTGGCCCACGCTCCTTCTGGACTGGATGATGCCCTCCGACGACGAATTCCCTCAGACCCTGTGCAACTGCCTGGCCCTCAGGCAAGCGTCGCGCCACGTCACCCAGTTTTACGACCAGGCACTCGCGCCAAGCGGCATCCGGACGACGCAATACTCGATTCTCCACCGCGTCCATGCGCAAGGCCCCAAGACCGTGAACGAGCTCGCGGAGCAGCTCGTCATGGATCCCTCGACGCTCACGCATAACCTTCGTCCCTTGCTGAAAGAGGGGCTCGTCGTCTTGCAAGTGGGCACGGACCGGCGCAGACGCGCCGTGGCCCTGACGCCTCAAGGGCAGGCCACCCACCGGCGCGCCCGCGTGCTCTGGCTTCGCGCGCAAGCCGAATTCGAGCGGGTGTTCGGCAGCACGGAGGCCGCAGCACTGCGCCAGACGATGCAGAACATCGTCCGCACCGCGTTGGCCAACGGGGAAAGCCGTCCCCCAAAGCCCGCCCGCAAACGGCGGGAGTAG
- a CDS encoding MFS transporter, whose protein sequence is MSQRKVHYAWVVAAAVFVVLLCSAGVRATPSVLIVPLEREFGWSRALISGAVSLNLVLYGLVGPFAAALMQTFGIRRTTIVSLSIIAVGVALTNLMRAPWQLFSFWGVLVGLGTGTTAMVLGATVVHRWFVARRGLVMGLLTASTATGQLIFLPVLASLVEHHGWRSVSISVAAIIALIIPLVALVFRDRPSDVGARPYGAAPGVEDEAHSSINPLVNALGALGRAARLRDFWLLAGSFFICGATTNGLVGTHLVPACMDHGIPEVQAAGLLAVMGIFDLVGTTASGWLSDRFDSRWLLFWYYGLRGLALLYLPAAFEMSVFGLPLFAVFYGLDWIATVPPTVRLTTQTVGAADGPIAFGWIVAAHQVGAGVGALGAGVVRTSLETYTPAWVVAGVICMAASVLVLRIGRRPRPPALAGGQLA, encoded by the coding sequence ATGAGCCAACGCAAGGTTCACTATGCGTGGGTGGTCGCCGCCGCCGTGTTCGTCGTGCTGCTGTGCTCAGCGGGTGTACGAGCGACCCCCAGCGTGCTCATCGTCCCGCTCGAGCGGGAGTTCGGTTGGAGCAGAGCCCTCATCTCGGGGGCCGTGTCGCTGAACCTCGTGCTCTATGGACTCGTCGGTCCATTTGCCGCCGCGCTCATGCAGACGTTTGGCATTCGGCGCACGACGATTGTGTCGCTGTCCATCATCGCGGTGGGCGTCGCACTGACGAACCTCATGCGCGCTCCCTGGCAGCTCTTCTCGTTCTGGGGCGTGCTCGTGGGACTTGGGACGGGCACGACGGCGATGGTACTCGGAGCGACCGTGGTGCACCGGTGGTTCGTTGCCCGCCGGGGACTCGTCATGGGTCTGCTCACCGCCAGCACGGCGACGGGTCAGCTCATCTTCCTGCCGGTTCTGGCCTCGTTGGTCGAGCACCATGGATGGCGCAGCGTTTCGATCTCCGTCGCTGCCATCATCGCGCTCATCATTCCGCTCGTCGCACTCGTCTTTCGAGATCGCCCCTCGGATGTCGGAGCGCGTCCCTACGGCGCAGCGCCTGGGGTGGAAGACGAAGCCCACTCGTCCATCAATCCCCTCGTGAACGCCCTGGGCGCATTGGGCCGAGCAGCCCGGCTGCGCGATTTCTGGCTGCTGGCGGGGAGCTTCTTCATCTGCGGGGCGACGACGAATGGTCTTGTGGGGACCCATCTCGTCCCTGCCTGCATGGACCATGGGATTCCAGAGGTTCAAGCGGCGGGTCTTCTGGCGGTAATGGGGATCTTCGATCTCGTGGGAACGACCGCGAGCGGCTGGCTGTCGGACCGATTCGACAGCCGCTGGTTGCTCTTCTGGTACTACGGGCTGCGAGGGCTCGCGCTGCTCTACCTCCCTGCGGCGTTCGAGATGTCCGTCTTCGGTCTGCCGTTGTTCGCCGTCTTCTACGGGCTCGATTGGATTGCAACGGTACCTCCTACGGTGCGTCTCACGACCCAAACCGTGGGGGCCGCGGATGGCCCGATCGCGTTCGGGTGGATCGTCGCCGCACATCAAGTGGGTGCGGGTGTGGGAGCCCTTGGCGCCGGTGTGGTTCGCACGTCCTTGGAGACGTACACGCCCGCCTGGGTCGTTGCCGGAGTCATCTGCATGGCCGCTTCCGTTCTGGTGCTTCGCATCGGCCGCCGTCCTCGCCCGCCCGCCCTCGCAGGGGGGCAGCTTGCCTGA
- a CDS encoding NADP-dependent glyceraldehyde-3-phosphate dehydrogenase, producing MSSLLENLFSSVDAVPASARIPEFTEQREYLVDGKLLTWQGELNPVRSPVCVRTERGLEQKVIGSTPLLTSHESLAALDAAVRAYDLGRGTWPTLRLAERIEHVERFITRMQDQRQPVVNLLMWEIGKTQKDAEKEFDRTRDYLVETLSALKELDRNSARFVQEQGIMGQMRRVPLGVALCMGPYNYPLNETFTTLFPALLMGNTVVFKPAKFGVLLIRPLLEAFRDSFPPGVINIIYGRGRETVGALMESGKVDVFAFIGTNQGASELKKMHPKPHRLKAVLGLDAKNPAIVLPDADLDNAVNECVLGSLSFNGQRCTALKILLVHKQILAPLLEKFTAAVGKLKPGLPWEPGVSLTPLPEPSKPAYLKGLVDDALRHGAQVLNPHGGEIHGSFFYPAIVSPVNESMRLFYEEQFGPVIPIVPFEEDEEAIRYVVNSPYGQQLSLFGKDSKRIGHLIDAFANQAGRINLNTQCQRGPDTFPFSGRKDSAEGTLSVSDALRVFSIRTLVATKTTAENKALVHNILTQRDSAFLTTDYIF from the coding sequence ATGTCGAGCCTCCTCGAAAACCTTTTTTCCTCCGTGGATGCGGTCCCGGCTTCCGCCCGCATTCCTGAGTTCACCGAGCAGCGCGAGTACCTGGTCGATGGCAAGCTCCTCACCTGGCAGGGAGAACTCAACCCGGTGCGCAGCCCCGTCTGTGTGAGGACAGAGCGGGGACTCGAGCAGAAAGTCATCGGCAGCACCCCGCTGCTCACCTCGCATGAGTCGCTGGCCGCGCTCGATGCGGCGGTGCGGGCGTACGATCTGGGCCGCGGAACGTGGCCCACCCTGCGGTTGGCCGAGCGCATCGAGCACGTGGAGCGCTTCATCACCCGCATGCAGGATCAGCGGCAGCCCGTCGTGAACCTCCTCATGTGGGAGATCGGCAAGACGCAGAAGGATGCCGAGAAGGAATTCGACCGCACGCGGGACTACCTCGTCGAAACCCTGTCGGCCCTCAAGGAGTTGGACCGCAACTCGGCGCGGTTCGTCCAGGAGCAGGGCATCATGGGACAGATGCGCCGCGTGCCGCTCGGCGTGGCGCTGTGCATGGGGCCTTACAACTACCCGCTCAACGAGACGTTCACCACGTTGTTTCCCGCGCTGCTCATGGGCAACACCGTCGTCTTCAAGCCCGCCAAGTTTGGCGTGCTCCTCATCCGCCCCTTGCTCGAGGCGTTCCGTGACAGCTTCCCCCCCGGCGTCATCAACATCATCTACGGCCGAGGCCGTGAGACGGTGGGCGCCCTCATGGAAAGCGGCAAGGTGGATGTGTTCGCCTTCATCGGCACCAATCAGGGCGCCAGTGAGCTGAAGAAGATGCACCCCAAGCCGCACCGCCTCAAGGCTGTGCTCGGCCTGGATGCGAAGAACCCGGCCATCGTCCTTCCGGACGCGGATCTGGATAATGCGGTGAACGAGTGCGTCCTGGGCTCGCTGTCCTTCAACGGTCAGCGGTGCACGGCGCTCAAGATCCTTCTGGTGCACAAGCAGATCCTTGCTCCCCTCCTGGAGAAATTCACCGCGGCCGTCGGCAAGCTCAAGCCTGGGCTGCCCTGGGAGCCCGGTGTGTCACTCACGCCGCTGCCGGAGCCCAGCAAGCCCGCCTACCTCAAGGGGCTCGTGGACGATGCGCTCCGGCACGGCGCCCAGGTGCTCAACCCGCATGGGGGAGAGATCCACGGCTCTTTCTTCTATCCGGCCATCGTGTCTCCGGTGAACGAGAGTATGCGGCTGTTCTACGAGGAGCAGTTTGGCCCCGTGATTCCCATTGTGCCCTTCGAGGAGGACGAGGAAGCCATCCGCTACGTGGTGAACTCACCCTACGGACAGCAGCTGAGCCTCTTCGGCAAGGACTCCAAGCGCATCGGGCACTTGATCGATGCGTTCGCCAATCAGGCCGGGCGCATCAACCTCAACACCCAATGCCAGCGCGGGCCGGACACCTTCCCATTCAGTGGGCGCAAGGACTCGGCGGAAGGCACCCTCTCGGTGTCGGATGCGCTGCGCGTGTTTTCGATCCGCACGCTGGTGGCCACGAAGACGACGGCGGAGAACAAAGCCCTGGTTCACAACATCCTCACCCAGCGCGACTCGGCCTTCCTCACGACGGATTACATCTTCTGA
- a CDS encoding LysR family transcriptional regulator — protein sequence MKRIAPGDLSVFLAIATHRSFRHAAVELGVSPSALSHALRSLEDRLGVRLVNRTTRSVALTEAGERLFARIRPAFRDLSDAIEDLNTFRGQPAGSLRLNASRQSSQLVLLPLVTRFLRTYPDVRVEVRVDDALSDIVSAGFDAGVRFGENIAADMVAVPIGPRQRSAIVASPEYIARHGTPRTPEALRGLPCIRYRFLSGVLYRWEFERGGKEVEVEVDGPLTLSDQELMVEAALNGTGLAYVFEAQVSALLAEGRLIRVLEDWCPTYPGFFLYYPSRRQLPAALRAFVDFAKAPG from the coding sequence ATGAAGCGAATCGCTCCTGGCGACCTGTCTGTCTTCCTGGCCATCGCGACCCATCGCAGCTTCCGCCATGCCGCGGTGGAGCTGGGGGTGTCCCCCTCTGCCCTGAGCCACGCGCTGCGCAGCCTCGAGGATCGCCTCGGGGTCCGGCTGGTCAACCGCACCACGCGCAGCGTCGCCCTGACGGAAGCCGGAGAGCGGCTGTTCGCGCGCATCCGCCCGGCGTTTCGTGACCTCAGCGATGCCATCGAGGACTTGAACACCTTTCGAGGCCAACCGGCGGGAAGCCTGCGCCTGAATGCGAGCCGACAATCCTCGCAGTTGGTGCTCCTTCCCCTCGTCACACGATTCCTGCGCACCTACCCGGACGTGCGGGTCGAGGTGCGAGTGGATGACGCCTTGAGTGACATCGTGTCGGCGGGATTCGACGCCGGGGTGCGCTTTGGCGAGAACATCGCCGCCGACATGGTCGCCGTTCCGATCGGTCCCCGTCAGCGCTCCGCCATCGTCGCCTCGCCGGAATACATCGCGCGGCATGGAACGCCCCGGACACCGGAAGCGCTGCGAGGCCTGCCCTGCATCCGCTACCGGTTTCTCAGCGGCGTCCTCTACCGCTGGGAGTTCGAGCGCGGAGGCAAAGAGGTGGAAGTGGAGGTCGATGGCCCCCTCACCCTCAGCGATCAGGAACTCATGGTCGAAGCGGCGCTGAACGGCACCGGTCTGGCCTACGTCTTCGAGGCGCAGGTGAGTGCCCTGCTCGCGGAGGGCCGTCTGATCCGGGTCCTCGAGGATTGGTGTCCCACGTACCCGGGGTTCTTCCTCTACTACCCCAGCCGCCGCCAGCTCCCGGCCGCACTCCGGGCCTTCGTGGACTTCGCGAAGGCCCCGGGGTGA
- a CDS encoding oxidoreductase translates to MRTWFITGASRGFGALITAEALAAGDAVVATARDPLSVVAKFGEHPRLLAVKLDVTREEQAQAAVEAAIQRFGRIDILINNAGYGLLGAVEEARASEVERVFATNVFGLLSVTRAVLPHMRRQRSGHVINISSIGGYGSYAGWGVYCATKFAVEGLTEAMAAELAPLGIHATVVEPGFFRTDFLDAQSLVTAEPIADYAATSGATRTGATQLNHAQPGNPEKLAKALLALVGAARPPLRLPLGSDTVARIEAKNRSVAEELATWRELAVSTDGFSAV, encoded by the coding sequence ATGCGCACTTGGTTCATTACGGGAGCTTCACGTGGTTTTGGCGCCCTCATCACCGCCGAGGCCCTGGCCGCTGGCGACGCCGTGGTGGCCACGGCCCGCGATCCGCTGAGCGTCGTGGCGAAGTTCGGGGAGCACCCACGCCTGCTTGCCGTCAAGCTGGATGTCACTCGAGAAGAGCAGGCCCAGGCAGCGGTCGAGGCGGCCATTCAGCGCTTCGGCCGCATCGACATCCTGATCAACAACGCAGGCTATGGCTTGCTCGGTGCCGTCGAGGAAGCCCGTGCCAGCGAGGTGGAGCGCGTGTTCGCCACCAACGTCTTCGGTCTCCTGAGCGTCACGCGCGCCGTGCTGCCGCACATGCGGCGCCAGCGTTCGGGCCACGTCATCAACATCTCCTCGATTGGTGGCTACGGCTCCTACGCCGGCTGGGGAGTCTATTGCGCCACCAAGTTCGCGGTGGAGGGCCTCACGGAAGCCATGGCCGCCGAGCTGGCCCCGTTGGGCATCCATGCGACCGTCGTGGAGCCGGGCTTCTTCCGCACGGATTTTCTCGACGCGCAGTCCCTGGTCACGGCCGAGCCGATCGCGGACTACGCCGCGACTTCAGGGGCCACGCGCACGGGGGCCACGCAGCTGAACCATGCTCAGCCGGGCAACCCCGAGAAGCTGGCCAAGGCCTTGCTCGCGTTGGTGGGGGCGGCCCGCCCGCCGCTGCGTCTGCCGCTGGGCAGCGACACGGTGGCACGCATCGAAGCCAAGAACCGGAGCGTCGCCGAGGAGCTGGCCACCTGGCGTGAGCTCGCGGTGTCCACCGATGGCTTCTCCGCGGTGTGA
- a CDS encoding DMT family transporter has protein sequence MLRPRLYLLGAAVLWSTAGAAIKLSTLNAFQLASGRSLIAALMLFLVFSDGRRRPTPRMLGVAAAYAATVVLFIFANKLTTSANAIFLQDTAPLYVLLLSPLLLKERPSRGELVAVPVFLLGLSLFFFDQLSPGQLQGNLVAMASGVAFALTILGMRAASADGSAILIWGNLLAGLSFLGPALNGPTPTLMDLGLLAFLGVFQLGMGYALFHRGLREVPAVETSLLVLLEPVLNPVWAFLVAGEQPGPWALLGGGIILLATVWRTLLGVRDSNAAASKVPAQTKA, from the coding sequence ATGCTCCGCCCCCGCCTCTACCTTTTGGGTGCCGCCGTGCTCTGGTCCACGGCAGGCGCCGCCATCAAGCTGTCTACCCTCAACGCCTTCCAGCTCGCGTCCGGGCGCTCCCTGATTGCCGCCTTGATGCTGTTCCTCGTCTTCTCCGATGGCCGCCGCCGCCCTACCCCCCGGATGCTCGGCGTGGCAGCGGCCTATGCGGCCACGGTGGTGCTGTTCATCTTCGCCAACAAGCTCACCACCTCCGCCAACGCTATCTTCCTACAGGACACCGCGCCCCTCTACGTCCTGCTCCTCTCTCCTCTGCTGCTGAAGGAGCGGCCTTCACGCGGGGAACTGGTGGCCGTGCCCGTCTTCCTGCTCGGCCTGAGCCTGTTCTTCTTCGACCAGCTCTCGCCAGGGCAACTCCAAGGCAACCTCGTCGCCATGGCTTCGGGTGTGGCCTTTGCGCTCACCATCCTCGGGATGCGCGCGGCGAGCGCCGACGGCTCCGCCATTCTGATCTGGGGCAATCTCCTCGCGGGCCTGAGTTTCCTGGGGCCTGCGCTGAACGGCCCCACACCCACCCTCATGGATCTCGGACTGCTCGCCTTCCTGGGCGTTTTCCAGCTCGGCATGGGCTATGCCCTCTTCCACCGGGGCCTGCGCGAAGTCCCCGCCGTGGAGACCTCGCTGCTGGTCCTCTTGGAGCCCGTCCTCAACCCGGTGTGGGCCTTTCTGGTGGCGGGCGAGCAGCCGGGACCCTGGGCACTGCTGGGGGGGGGGATCATCCTCCTGGCCACCGTGTGGCGGACCCTCCTGGGGGTCCGGGATTCCAACGCCGCGGCCTCCAAGGTCCCTGCACAAACCAAGGCCTGA
- a CDS encoding sulfatase-like hydrolase/transferase, producing MDTGSPRTYLFPSLGWCLLHGLCALPLFGTELLRAIERAPSDPRAALAVGSLVQALFLGLVAFVVTLPFLVLRRGYVWAASLVTALLLAFLVLDSIIHASMGFHVNGLVLAVAMQASAIGETGLRREEVMEIAAIGSVVLVLDVWVGAWVLRRFASPRSPWRWVLVLLLLWGGERVATAYLLFTAGESVQAAATILPLQPPVRMNRLLATLTGRSASAGLRFGATPHAGTSAAKVAPSEIRFARRPDVVVLLAESLRADFFTSDIMPLMSRRAEGGTTFLRHYSAASSTDYSLFSLFYSLDAQRRDAVMGVGQTPLLFPVLRENGYRVALLAASSVDWMGLKDTVFRDVRDGLITNYEGKHRVKDAAMLEDARRILRETPLDQPLFLFVFFVGTHFNYDYPPRAAVFSPAWDGKGSLSATRIPAEQLRARAQNAAYEVDLKIDELLSEMEEIRVSPPLIVFSSDHGEEFREHGRVGHGSDVSSSQLHVPMVIIDAQLPPGRVDTLTGHIDVVPTLFSLLGDTHDPVLFGDGTSMLTPDPTRYLLATVGWEPRYALIGQSLKVVFGPAQPGTLITDPDDRPLLDASSRFATEVPRLLRRLRDGGSSAPSSPSPSQTMP from the coding sequence ATGGATACTGGTTCACCCCGCACCTACCTCTTTCCTTCGCTGGGGTGGTGCCTGCTCCACGGTCTGTGTGCCCTGCCGCTTTTCGGTACTGAATTGCTGCGCGCCATCGAGCGGGCCCCCTCGGACCCACGCGCCGCGCTCGCCGTGGGATCGCTTGTGCAGGCGCTCTTCCTGGGGCTTGTCGCGTTCGTGGTGACGCTCCCGTTCCTCGTCCTGCGGCGTGGCTACGTCTGGGCAGCCTCCCTCGTCACGGCCCTGCTGCTCGCTTTTCTGGTCCTGGATTCAATCATCCACGCTTCGATGGGGTTCCATGTGAATGGGCTCGTCCTGGCGGTGGCGATGCAGGCCTCGGCGATCGGAGAGACGGGACTGCGGCGGGAAGAGGTGATGGAGATCGCCGCCATCGGTTCCGTGGTGCTGGTGCTCGATGTGTGGGTGGGCGCATGGGTGCTGCGCCGGTTCGCCTCGCCGCGCAGCCCTTGGCGCTGGGTGCTCGTGCTTCTGCTGCTCTGGGGTGGAGAACGCGTCGCCACGGCCTACCTCCTCTTCACGGCCGGGGAGTCCGTTCAGGCCGCGGCCACCATTCTTCCCCTTCAGCCGCCGGTCCGAATGAACCGGCTCCTCGCGACGCTCACCGGCCGGTCGGCCTCGGCGGGATTGCGCTTCGGGGCAACCCCGCACGCCGGAACGTCCGCGGCGAAGGTGGCGCCCTCCGAGATCCGTTTTGCCCGGCGGCCCGATGTGGTGGTCCTCCTGGCCGAGAGCCTCCGCGCCGACTTCTTCACCTCGGACATCATGCCCCTCATGAGTCGGCGCGCCGAAGGGGGGACCACCTTTCTGCGCCACTACAGCGCGGCGAGCTCCACCGACTACTCGCTCTTCAGCCTGTTCTACTCGCTGGATGCCCAACGGAGGGACGCGGTGATGGGCGTGGGGCAGACGCCGCTGCTCTTTCCGGTGCTGCGCGAGAATGGTTACCGCGTGGCGCTGCTCGCGGCCTCTTCGGTGGACTGGATGGGGCTGAAGGACACCGTCTTCCGCGATGTCCGTGACGGGTTGATCACGAACTACGAGGGAAAGCACCGGGTCAAGGACGCGGCGATGCTCGAGGATGCCCGGCGCATTCTTCGGGAGACGCCGCTCGATCAGCCCCTGTTCCTCTTCGTCTTCTTCGTGGGAACGCACTTCAACTATGACTATCCGCCCCGGGCCGCGGTGTTCTCCCCGGCGTGGGATGGGAAGGGCTCACTCTCCGCCACCCGCATCCCCGCGGAGCAGTTGCGTGCCCGTGCCCAGAACGCTGCCTACGAGGTCGATCTGAAGATCGACGAGCTGCTCTCCGAGATGGAAGAGATCCGCGTCAGCCCTCCGCTGATCGTCTTCAGCTCCGACCACGGAGAGGAGTTCCGGGAGCACGGCCGCGTCGGCCACGGCTCGGATGTGTCCAGCTCCCAGCTCCACGTTCCCATGGTCATCATCGACGCGCAGTTGCCACCGGGCCGCGTCGATACCCTCACGGGCCACATCGATGTGGTGCCCACGCTCTTCTCGCTGCTCGGTGACACGCACGATCCGGTGCTGTTCGGGGATGGCACGTCCATGCTCACGCCGGATCCCACCCGCTACCTCTTGGCCACCGTGGGCTGGGAGCCGCGTTACGCGTTGATTGGCCAGTCCCTCAAGGTGGTCTTCGGGCCTGCGCAGCCAGGCACGCTCATCACCGATCCGGACGATCGGCCACTCCTGGACGCGAGCAGCCGTTTTGCCACCGAAGTGCCCCGGCTTCTGCGCCGTCTTCGCGACGGCGGCAGCAGCGCGCCCTCTTCGCCCAGCCCCTCACAGACAATGCCCTGA
- a CDS encoding cupin domain-containing protein, with amino-acid sequence MAQVTEETQGSESFADTSKNRNSLTVVPSRQPDASCLHKAVRGEIASGGFSAERGHPVFPIKAPSKAVSCSIGEIALGDKTSNHRHAYEALMYVISGKGYSIVEGKRFDWEAGDSLYTPPWCWHQHFAAEGHAVQYITATNMPMLHALGQTVIREEEAPEHPHLSAGAAGKSKPGA; translated from the coding sequence ATGGCGCAAGTGACGGAAGAGACGCAGGGCTCCGAGTCGTTCGCGGACACGTCGAAGAATCGCAACTCCCTGACGGTGGTCCCGTCGCGGCAGCCAGACGCCTCCTGCCTGCACAAGGCCGTCCGGGGTGAGATCGCCTCGGGTGGCTTCTCGGCGGAGCGGGGACACCCGGTGTTCCCCATCAAGGCCCCCAGCAAGGCGGTCAGCTGCAGCATTGGAGAGATTGCCCTCGGGGACAAGACGTCCAACCACCGGCATGCGTACGAAGCACTGATGTACGTCATCTCGGGGAAGGGCTACTCCATCGTCGAAGGGAAGCGGTTCGACTGGGAGGCGGGAGATTCGCTCTACACGCCGCCCTGGTGCTGGCACCAACACTTCGCGGCCGAGGGCCACGCCGTGCAGTACATCACCGCGACCAACATGCCGATGCTGCACGCCCTGGGACAGACGGTCATCCGGGAGGAAGAGGCCCCAGAGCACCCTCACCTCTCCGCGGGAGCCGCGGGGAAGAGCAAACCCGGGGCATAA
- a CDS encoding TenA family transcriptional regulator gives MRHDLTELVQSEISPEEFVNRLQAIAVDSPAVKHPLLLAIGRGDFVDMRAALKDLLSQYYFYSYRFTQYLSAVTSRLESPQHRASLMGNMAEEAGKLDPDHEEELRQSGIDPDDARYPHPVLFRRFLTAVGMDARQLLEETPDVATVAWIETFHGVCSTGSQEQVAGALGVATEGIVRYMYGYLLKGIQKAWPELSRRDRVFFDLHAMVDDDHAEVLRKIAVDLAKTPKGRMDLAVGTLKALDARRNFFDHMYLRLQRQVGQASQAA, from the coding sequence ATGAGACACGACCTGACCGAGCTGGTCCAATCCGAGATTTCCCCCGAGGAGTTCGTCAACCGGCTGCAAGCGATTGCAGTGGACTCCCCCGCTGTCAAACACCCCCTGCTGCTGGCCATCGGGCGGGGCGACTTCGTCGACATGCGCGCGGCCCTCAAGGACCTGCTCAGCCAGTACTACTTCTACAGCTACCGGTTCACCCAGTACCTGAGCGCGGTCACCTCCCGGCTCGAGTCGCCGCAACACCGCGCCTCGCTGATGGGCAACATGGCCGAGGAGGCTGGGAAGCTGGATCCTGACCACGAGGAGGAGCTGCGCCAGTCGGGGATTGATCCGGACGACGCGCGGTATCCGCACCCGGTCCTGTTCCGCCGCTTCCTGACGGCGGTGGGCATGGACGCGCGGCAGCTCCTCGAGGAGACGCCGGACGTGGCCACGGTCGCGTGGATCGAAACGTTCCACGGCGTCTGCAGCACCGGCTCGCAGGAGCAGGTCGCGGGCGCGCTGGGAGTGGCCACCGAAGGCATCGTCCGCTACATGTACGGCTACCTGCTCAAGGGCATCCAGAAGGCATGGCCGGAGCTGAGCCGCCGCGATCGCGTCTTCTTCGATCTGCATGCCATGGTGGACGACGACCACGCCGAGGTGCTGCGCAAGATCGCCGTGGACCTGGCGAAGACTCCCAAGGGGCGCATGGACCTGGCGGTCGGGACGTTGAAGGCCCTGGATGCGCGCAGGAACTTCTTTGATCACATGTACCTGCGGCTCCAGCGGCAGGTCGGGCAGGCCTCTCAAGCAGCTTGA